A region of Anopheles arabiensis isolate DONGOLA chromosome Y unlocalized genomic scaffold, AaraD3 chrY_contig0002, whole genome shotgun sequence DNA encodes the following proteins:
- the LOC120906979 gene encoding histone H4, whose translation MTGRGKGGKGLGKGGAKRHRKVLRDNIQGITKPAIRRLARRGGVKRISGLIYEETRGVLKVFLENVIRDAVTYTEHAKRKTVTAMDVVYALKRQGRTLYGFGG comes from the coding sequence ATGACTggaagaggaaagggaggaaaaggttTGGGTAAAGGAGGAGCCAAGCGTCACCGAAAAGTGCTGCGAGATAACATCCAGGGCATTACCAAGCCCGCCATCCGCCGTTTGGCTCGGCGCGGAGGAGTGAAACGTATCTCCGGCCTCATCTACGAGGAAACCCGTGGCGTCCTGAAAGTGTTTCTGGAGAATGTGATCCGTGATGCGGTCACTTACACTGAACACGCCAAGCGTAAGACCGTCACCGCTATGGATGTGGTGTATGCTCTGAAGCGTCAGGGCCGCACTCTGTACGGTTTCGGAGGTTAA